A region of Ursus arctos isolate Adak ecotype North America unplaced genomic scaffold, UrsArc2.0 scaffold_31, whole genome shotgun sequence DNA encodes the following proteins:
- the BRD2 gene encoding bromodomain-containing protein 2 isoform X1, with amino-acid sequence MLQNVTPHSKLPGEGNAGLLGLGPEAAAPGKRIRKPSLLYEGFESPTMASVPALQLTPANPPPPEVSNPKKPGRVTNQLQYLHKVVMKALWKHQFAWPFRQPVDAVKLGLPDYHKIIKQPMDMGTIKRRLENNYYWAASECMQDFNTMFTNCYIYNKPTDDIVLMAQTLEKIFLQKVASMPQEEQELVVTIPKNSHKKGAKLAALQGSVTSAHQVPAVSSVSHTALYTPPPEIPTTVLNIPHPSVISSPLLKTLHSAGPPLLAVSAAPPAQPLAKKKGVKRKADTTTPTPTAILAPGSPASPPGSLEPKAARLPPMRRESGRPIKPPRKDLPDSQQQHQSSKKGKLSEQLKHCNGILKELLSKKHAAYAWPFYKPVDASALGLHDYHDIIKHPMDLSTVKRKMENRDYRDAQEFAADVRLMFSNCYKYNPPDHDVVAMARKLQDVFEFRYAKMPDEPLEPGPLPVSTALPPGLAKSSSESSSEESSSESSSEEEEEEDEDEEEEEESESSDSEEERAHRLAELQEQLRAVHEQLAALSQGPISKPKRKREKKEKKKKRKAEKHRGRAGVDEDDKGPRAPRPSQPKKSKKASGSGGGSAAALGPPGFGPSGGSGTKLPKKAAKTAPPALPTGYDSEEEEESRPMSYDEKRQLSLDINKLPGEKLGRVVHIIQAREPSLRDSNPEEIEIDFETLKPSTLRELERYVLSCLRKKPRKPYTIKKPVGKTKEELALEKKRELEKRLQDVSGQLNSTKKPPKKGEYPVSYYKLTTSPSLDSFLDKWRSDLYSFNLQPCSAASEKTESSSAQQVAVSRLSASSSSSDSSSSSSSSSSSDTSDSDSG; translated from the exons GCTCCCTGGGGAGGGGAATGCAGGGTTACTGGGGCTGGGCCCAGAGGCAGCAGCTCCAGGGAAGAGGATTCGAAAGCCCTCTCTGTTGTATGAGGGATTTGAGAGCCCCACAATGGCTTCAGTGCCGGCTTTACAACTGACCCCTGCCAACCCACCACCCCCGGAGGTGTCCAATCCCAAAAAGCCAGGACGGGTTACCAACCAGCTGCAATATCTGCACAAGGTGGTTATGAAGGCGCTGTGGAAACATCAGTTTGCATGGCCCTTCAGGCAGCCTGTGGATGCCGTCAAATTGGGTCTGCCG gactatcacaaaattataaaacagcCTATGGATATGGGCACTATTAAGAGGAGACTTGAAAACAACTATTACTGGGCTGCCTCAGAGTGTATGCAGGATTTTAACACCATGTTCACCAATTGTTACATCTACAACAAG cCCACTGATGATATTGTCCTAATGGCACAAACATTGGAAAAGATCTTCCTACAGAAAGTGGCATCGATGCCACAAGAAGAACAAGAGCTCGTGGTGACCATCCCTAAGAACAGCCACAAGAAGGGGGCCAAACTGGCAG CACTCCAGGGCAGCGTCACCAGTGCCCATCAGGTGCCTGCTGTTTCTTCTGTGTCTCACACAGCCCTATATACTCCACCACCTGAGATACCTACCACTGTCCTCAACATTCCCCACCCGTCAGTcatctcttctccccttctcaaGACCTTACACTCTGCTGGACCCCCGCTCCTTGCTgtctctgcagctcccccagcccagccccttgcCAAG AAAAAAGGCGTAAAGCGGAAAGCAGATACCACCACGCCTACCCCTACAGCCATCCTGGCTCCGGGTTCCCCAGCTAGCCCCCCTGGGAgtcttgagcccaaggcagcacGTCTTCCCCCTATGCGTAGAGAGAGTGGCCGCCCCATCAAGCCCCCACGCAAAGACTTGCCTGACTCTCAGCAGCAACACCAGAGCTCCAAGAAAGGAAAGCTATCAGAACAGTTAAAACATTGCAATGGCATTTTAAAAGAGTTGCTCTCTAAGAAGCATGCTGCCTATGCCTGGCCTTTCTATAAACCAGTGGACGCTTCTGCTCTTGGCCTGCATGACTACCATGACATCATTAAGCACCCCATGGACCTCAGCACTGTCAAG CGGAAGATGGAGAATCGTGATTACCGGGATGCACAGGAGTTTGCTGCTGATGTGCGGCTTATGTTCTCCAACTGCTATAAGTACAATCCCCCAGACCACGATGTTGTGGCCATGGCACGAAAGCTACAG GATGTGTTTGAGTTCCGTTATGCCAAGATGCCAGATGAACCACTGGAACCAGGGCCTTTACCAGTCTCTACTGCCTTGCCACCTGGGTTGGCCAAATCGTCTTCAGAGTCCTCCAGCGAGGAAAGCAGCAGTGAGAGCTCttctgaggaagaagaggaagaagacgaggatgaagaggaagaagaagagagtgaAAGCTCTGACTCTGAGGAAGAAAGGGCTCATAGATTGGCTGAACTACAGGAACAG CTTCGAGCAGTACATGAACAACTGGCTGCCCTGTCCCAAGGCCCAATATCAAAGCCAAAgcggaagagagaaaaaaaagagaaaaagaagaaacggAAGGCAGAGAAGCATCGAGGCCGAGCTGGGGTTGATGAAGATGACAAGGGACCTCGGGCACCCCGTCCATCTCAGCCCAAGAAGTCCAAGAAAGCAAGTGGCAGTGGGGGTGGCAGTGCTGCTGCACTAGGCCCCCCTGGCTTTGGACCTTCTGGAGGAAGTGGCACCAA ACTGCCCAAAAAGGCCGCAAAGACAGCCCCACCTGCCCTGCCTACAGGCTATGattcagaggaggaggaagaaagcagacCCATGAGTTATGATGAAAAGCGGCAGTTGAGTTTGGACATCAACAAATTACCTGGGGAGAAACTTGGCCGAGTTGTGCACATAATCCAGGCCAGGGAGCCTTCTTTGCGTGACTCAAACCCAGAAGAGATTGAGATTGATTTTGAAACCCTCAAGCCATCCACGCTTCGAGAGCTTGAGCGCTATGTTCTCTCCTGTCTACGAAAGAAACCTCGGAAGCCCTATA CCATTAAGAAACCTGTGGGAAAGACAAAGGAGGAGCTGGCTTTGGAAAAGAAGCGGGAACTAGAAAAGCGGTTACAAGATGTTAGCGGGCAGCTCAATTCCACCAAAAAGCCCCCCAAGAAAGGTGAGTACCCTGTAAGCTACTACAAATTAACTACATCCCCCTCTCTTGATTCTTTCCTTGACAAATGGAGATCAGATTTGTACAGCTTTAACCTTCAACCTTGTTCTGCAGCAAGTGAGAAAACCGAGTCCTCGTCAGCACAGCAAGTAGCAGTGTCACGCCTCAGCGCTTCCAGCTCCAGCTCCGATTCCAGCTCCTCCTCTTCATCATCCTCTTCTTCAGACACCAGTGATTCAGACTCAGGCTAA
- the BRD2 gene encoding bromodomain-containing protein 2 isoform X2: MLQNVTPHSKLPGEGNAGLLGLGPEAAAPGKRIRKPSLLYEGFESPTMASVPALQLTPANPPPPEVSNPKKPGRVTNQLQYLHKVVMKALWKHQFAWPFRQPVDAVKLGLPDYHKIIKQPMDMGTIKRRLENNYYWAASECMQDFNTMFTNCYIYNKPTDDIVLMAQTLEKIFLQKVASMPQEEQELVVTIPKNSHKKGAKLAALQGSVTSAHQVPAVSSVSHTALYTPPPEIPTTVLNIPHPSVISSPLLKTLHSAGPPLLAVSAAPPAQPLAKKKGVKRKADTTTPTPTAILAPGSPASPPGSLEPKAARLPPMRRESGRPIKPPRKDLPDSQQQHQSSKKGKLSEQLKHCNGILKELLSKKHAAYAWPFYKPVDASALGLHDYHDIIKHPMDLSTVKRKMENRDYRDAQEFAADVRLMFSNCYKYNPPDHDVVAMARKLQDVFEFRYAKMPDEPLEPGPLPVSTALPPGLAKSSSESSSEESSSESSSEEEEEEDEDEEEEEESESSDSEEERAHRLAELQEQLRAVHEQLAALSQGPISKPKRKREKKEKKKKRKAEKHRGRAGVDEDDKGPRAPRPSQPKKSKKASGSGGGSAAALGPPGFGPSGGSGTKLPKKAAKTAPPALPTGYDSEEEEESRPMSYDEKRQLSLDINKLPGEKLGRVVHIIQAREPSLRDSNPEEIEIDFETLKPSTLRELERYVLSCLRKKPRKPYTIKKPVGKTKEELALEKKRELEKRLQDVSGQLNSTKKPPKKASEKTESSSAQQVAVSRLSASSSSSDSSSSSSSSSSSDTSDSDSG, encoded by the exons GCTCCCTGGGGAGGGGAATGCAGGGTTACTGGGGCTGGGCCCAGAGGCAGCAGCTCCAGGGAAGAGGATTCGAAAGCCCTCTCTGTTGTATGAGGGATTTGAGAGCCCCACAATGGCTTCAGTGCCGGCTTTACAACTGACCCCTGCCAACCCACCACCCCCGGAGGTGTCCAATCCCAAAAAGCCAGGACGGGTTACCAACCAGCTGCAATATCTGCACAAGGTGGTTATGAAGGCGCTGTGGAAACATCAGTTTGCATGGCCCTTCAGGCAGCCTGTGGATGCCGTCAAATTGGGTCTGCCG gactatcacaaaattataaaacagcCTATGGATATGGGCACTATTAAGAGGAGACTTGAAAACAACTATTACTGGGCTGCCTCAGAGTGTATGCAGGATTTTAACACCATGTTCACCAATTGTTACATCTACAACAAG cCCACTGATGATATTGTCCTAATGGCACAAACATTGGAAAAGATCTTCCTACAGAAAGTGGCATCGATGCCACAAGAAGAACAAGAGCTCGTGGTGACCATCCCTAAGAACAGCCACAAGAAGGGGGCCAAACTGGCAG CACTCCAGGGCAGCGTCACCAGTGCCCATCAGGTGCCTGCTGTTTCTTCTGTGTCTCACACAGCCCTATATACTCCACCACCTGAGATACCTACCACTGTCCTCAACATTCCCCACCCGTCAGTcatctcttctccccttctcaaGACCTTACACTCTGCTGGACCCCCGCTCCTTGCTgtctctgcagctcccccagcccagccccttgcCAAG AAAAAAGGCGTAAAGCGGAAAGCAGATACCACCACGCCTACCCCTACAGCCATCCTGGCTCCGGGTTCCCCAGCTAGCCCCCCTGGGAgtcttgagcccaaggcagcacGTCTTCCCCCTATGCGTAGAGAGAGTGGCCGCCCCATCAAGCCCCCACGCAAAGACTTGCCTGACTCTCAGCAGCAACACCAGAGCTCCAAGAAAGGAAAGCTATCAGAACAGTTAAAACATTGCAATGGCATTTTAAAAGAGTTGCTCTCTAAGAAGCATGCTGCCTATGCCTGGCCTTTCTATAAACCAGTGGACGCTTCTGCTCTTGGCCTGCATGACTACCATGACATCATTAAGCACCCCATGGACCTCAGCACTGTCAAG CGGAAGATGGAGAATCGTGATTACCGGGATGCACAGGAGTTTGCTGCTGATGTGCGGCTTATGTTCTCCAACTGCTATAAGTACAATCCCCCAGACCACGATGTTGTGGCCATGGCACGAAAGCTACAG GATGTGTTTGAGTTCCGTTATGCCAAGATGCCAGATGAACCACTGGAACCAGGGCCTTTACCAGTCTCTACTGCCTTGCCACCTGGGTTGGCCAAATCGTCTTCAGAGTCCTCCAGCGAGGAAAGCAGCAGTGAGAGCTCttctgaggaagaagaggaagaagacgaggatgaagaggaagaagaagagagtgaAAGCTCTGACTCTGAGGAAGAAAGGGCTCATAGATTGGCTGAACTACAGGAACAG CTTCGAGCAGTACATGAACAACTGGCTGCCCTGTCCCAAGGCCCAATATCAAAGCCAAAgcggaagagagaaaaaaaagagaaaaagaagaaacggAAGGCAGAGAAGCATCGAGGCCGAGCTGGGGTTGATGAAGATGACAAGGGACCTCGGGCACCCCGTCCATCTCAGCCCAAGAAGTCCAAGAAAGCAAGTGGCAGTGGGGGTGGCAGTGCTGCTGCACTAGGCCCCCCTGGCTTTGGACCTTCTGGAGGAAGTGGCACCAA ACTGCCCAAAAAGGCCGCAAAGACAGCCCCACCTGCCCTGCCTACAGGCTATGattcagaggaggaggaagaaagcagacCCATGAGTTATGATGAAAAGCGGCAGTTGAGTTTGGACATCAACAAATTACCTGGGGAGAAACTTGGCCGAGTTGTGCACATAATCCAGGCCAGGGAGCCTTCTTTGCGTGACTCAAACCCAGAAGAGATTGAGATTGATTTTGAAACCCTCAAGCCATCCACGCTTCGAGAGCTTGAGCGCTATGTTCTCTCCTGTCTACGAAAGAAACCTCGGAAGCCCTATA CCATTAAGAAACCTGTGGGAAAGACAAAGGAGGAGCTGGCTTTGGAAAAGAAGCGGGAACTAGAAAAGCGGTTACAAGATGTTAGCGGGCAGCTCAATTCCACCAAAAAGCCCCCCAAGAAAG CAAGTGAGAAAACCGAGTCCTCGTCAGCACAGCAAGTAGCAGTGTCACGCCTCAGCGCTTCCAGCTCCAGCTCCGATTCCAGCTCCTCCTCTTCATCATCCTCTTCTTCAGACACCAGTGATTCAGACTCAGGCTAA
- the BRD2 gene encoding bromodomain-containing protein 2 isoform X3, whose translation MDMGTIKRRLENNYYWAASECMQDFNTMFTNCYIYNKPTDDIVLMAQTLEKIFLQKVASMPQEEQELVVTIPKNSHKKGAKLAALQGSVTSAHQVPAVSSVSHTALYTPPPEIPTTVLNIPHPSVISSPLLKTLHSAGPPLLAVSAAPPAQPLAKKKGVKRKADTTTPTPTAILAPGSPASPPGSLEPKAARLPPMRRESGRPIKPPRKDLPDSQQQHQSSKKGKLSEQLKHCNGILKELLSKKHAAYAWPFYKPVDASALGLHDYHDIIKHPMDLSTVKRKMENRDYRDAQEFAADVRLMFSNCYKYNPPDHDVVAMARKLQDVFEFRYAKMPDEPLEPGPLPVSTALPPGLAKSSSESSSEESSSESSSEEEEEEDEDEEEEEESESSDSEEERAHRLAELQEQLRAVHEQLAALSQGPISKPKRKREKKEKKKKRKAEKHRGRAGVDEDDKGPRAPRPSQPKKSKKASGSGGGSAAALGPPGFGPSGGSGTKLPKKAAKTAPPALPTGYDSEEEEESRPMSYDEKRQLSLDINKLPGEKLGRVVHIIQAREPSLRDSNPEEIEIDFETLKPSTLRELERYVLSCLRKKPRKPYTIKKPVGKTKEELALEKKRELEKRLQDVSGQLNSTKKPPKKGEYPVSYYKLTTSPSLDSFLDKWRSDLYSFNLQPCSAASEKTESSSAQQVAVSRLSASSSSSDSSSSSSSSSSSDTSDSDSG comes from the exons ATGGATATGGGCACTATTAAGAGGAGACTTGAAAACAACTATTACTGGGCTGCCTCAGAGTGTATGCAGGATTTTAACACCATGTTCACCAATTGTTACATCTACAACAAG cCCACTGATGATATTGTCCTAATGGCACAAACATTGGAAAAGATCTTCCTACAGAAAGTGGCATCGATGCCACAAGAAGAACAAGAGCTCGTGGTGACCATCCCTAAGAACAGCCACAAGAAGGGGGCCAAACTGGCAG CACTCCAGGGCAGCGTCACCAGTGCCCATCAGGTGCCTGCTGTTTCTTCTGTGTCTCACACAGCCCTATATACTCCACCACCTGAGATACCTACCACTGTCCTCAACATTCCCCACCCGTCAGTcatctcttctccccttctcaaGACCTTACACTCTGCTGGACCCCCGCTCCTTGCTgtctctgcagctcccccagcccagccccttgcCAAG AAAAAAGGCGTAAAGCGGAAAGCAGATACCACCACGCCTACCCCTACAGCCATCCTGGCTCCGGGTTCCCCAGCTAGCCCCCCTGGGAgtcttgagcccaaggcagcacGTCTTCCCCCTATGCGTAGAGAGAGTGGCCGCCCCATCAAGCCCCCACGCAAAGACTTGCCTGACTCTCAGCAGCAACACCAGAGCTCCAAGAAAGGAAAGCTATCAGAACAGTTAAAACATTGCAATGGCATTTTAAAAGAGTTGCTCTCTAAGAAGCATGCTGCCTATGCCTGGCCTTTCTATAAACCAGTGGACGCTTCTGCTCTTGGCCTGCATGACTACCATGACATCATTAAGCACCCCATGGACCTCAGCACTGTCAAG CGGAAGATGGAGAATCGTGATTACCGGGATGCACAGGAGTTTGCTGCTGATGTGCGGCTTATGTTCTCCAACTGCTATAAGTACAATCCCCCAGACCACGATGTTGTGGCCATGGCACGAAAGCTACAG GATGTGTTTGAGTTCCGTTATGCCAAGATGCCAGATGAACCACTGGAACCAGGGCCTTTACCAGTCTCTACTGCCTTGCCACCTGGGTTGGCCAAATCGTCTTCAGAGTCCTCCAGCGAGGAAAGCAGCAGTGAGAGCTCttctgaggaagaagaggaagaagacgaggatgaagaggaagaagaagagagtgaAAGCTCTGACTCTGAGGAAGAAAGGGCTCATAGATTGGCTGAACTACAGGAACAG CTTCGAGCAGTACATGAACAACTGGCTGCCCTGTCCCAAGGCCCAATATCAAAGCCAAAgcggaagagagaaaaaaaagagaaaaagaagaaacggAAGGCAGAGAAGCATCGAGGCCGAGCTGGGGTTGATGAAGATGACAAGGGACCTCGGGCACCCCGTCCATCTCAGCCCAAGAAGTCCAAGAAAGCAAGTGGCAGTGGGGGTGGCAGTGCTGCTGCACTAGGCCCCCCTGGCTTTGGACCTTCTGGAGGAAGTGGCACCAA ACTGCCCAAAAAGGCCGCAAAGACAGCCCCACCTGCCCTGCCTACAGGCTATGattcagaggaggaggaagaaagcagacCCATGAGTTATGATGAAAAGCGGCAGTTGAGTTTGGACATCAACAAATTACCTGGGGAGAAACTTGGCCGAGTTGTGCACATAATCCAGGCCAGGGAGCCTTCTTTGCGTGACTCAAACCCAGAAGAGATTGAGATTGATTTTGAAACCCTCAAGCCATCCACGCTTCGAGAGCTTGAGCGCTATGTTCTCTCCTGTCTACGAAAGAAACCTCGGAAGCCCTATA CCATTAAGAAACCTGTGGGAAAGACAAAGGAGGAGCTGGCTTTGGAAAAGAAGCGGGAACTAGAAAAGCGGTTACAAGATGTTAGCGGGCAGCTCAATTCCACCAAAAAGCCCCCCAAGAAAGGTGAGTACCCTGTAAGCTACTACAAATTAACTACATCCCCCTCTCTTGATTCTTTCCTTGACAAATGGAGATCAGATTTGTACAGCTTTAACCTTCAACCTTGTTCTGCAGCAAGTGAGAAAACCGAGTCCTCGTCAGCACAGCAAGTAGCAGTGTCACGCCTCAGCGCTTCCAGCTCCAGCTCCGATTCCAGCTCCTCCTCTTCATCATCCTCTTCTTCAGACACCAGTGATTCAGACTCAGGCTAA